The genomic DNA CCCGGCGCAATGGGTGCGCTGCTGGCATGCCGGCGCGCCGGAGGTCCAATGAGCGCCGCCGATCGCAACGCCGCCCCCATCCTGTCGCTGCGCGGCGTGGAGCTGCGCTTCACGCAACGCGTGGACCTGGCCGGCCGCATCGCCAACCTGCTGGGCGCGGGTTTGAAGACGCAGGTGGTGCACGCCGTGGCCGGCGTGGACCTGGACGTGCAGCCGGGCGAGGTCATCGGCATCGTCGGCGAATCCGGCTGCGGCAAATCGACGCTGGGTCGCATCGTCTCGGGCATCCTGCCGCCCTCTTCCGGTGAGGTGCACTACCAGGGCCAGGCGGTGAAGGCCATGGCGGGCCCGCAGCGGCGCGCCTACGAGCTGGGCGTGCAGATGATCTTCCAGGACCCTTACGCCTCGCTCAACCCGCGCATGCGGGTACGCGAGATCATCGGCGAGGCGCCGGTGGCGCATGGCCTTATCCGCGCGCGCGACAAGGCCGAGTACGTCGCCGGCCTGATGCGCCAGGTGGGGCTGGACCCGGCCTTCGCGCAGCGTTATCCACACCAGTTCTCGGGCGGCCAGCGCCAGCGCATCGGCATCGCGCGCGCGCTGGCGCTGAAACCCTCGGTGATCGTGTGCGACGAGGCCGTGGCGGCGCTGGACGTGTCGATCCAGGCGCAGGTGCTGAACCTGTTCGAGCAACTGCGCGACGAGCTGGACCTGACGTACCTGTTCATCAGCCACAACCTGAGCGTGGTGAGCCATATCTCGGATCGCGTCGCCATCATGTACCTGGGCCGCGTGGTCGAACTGGCGCCGACCGATACCGTGTTCCAGCGCGCCAACCATCCGTACACCCAGGCGCTGCTCAAGGAACTGCCGACGCTCACGCCTGGGCGCCGCAGCTACCAGCCGATCAAGGGCGAGCTGCCGTCGCCGCTGGATCCGCCCGGGGGCTGCGCTTTCCATCCGCGCTGTCCGCACGCCATGCCGCGCTGCAAGACCGAACGGCCGTTGCTGCGCGAGGTGGCGCCGATGCAGTTCAGCGCCTGCCACCTGAACGACGCGCGCTAGCGCTAATCCGTAACAACGCTGGACGCGGCCGGCGACGGGCGCGAGAATTTTCCGATACGCTGTCATACGACATCCGTTCTCTCGTTTGCGTCCTGCCCTTTCCTCCCTATTCCCTTCCGCCTATCCACCGCCATGAAAACCCTAGCCGAAATCGAACGCGCCCACGGTGCGCTGACCGAACTGCGCCGTGACATCCACGCCCATCCCGAGCTGGCCTTCCAGGAAACGCGCACCTCCAACCTGGTGGCCGAGCGCCTGCGCCAATGGGGGCTGGAAGTCCACACGGGGTTGGGGAAAACCGGCGTGGTCGGCGTCCTGCGCGGCGGCAGCGGCGGCAAGACCATCGGCCTGCGCGCCGACATGGACGCGCTGCCCATGCCCGAGCACAACCGCTTCGCGCACAAGTCCACCATCAGCGGCCGCATGCACGGCTGCGGCCACGACGGCCACACCACGATGCTGCTGGGCGCGGCGCAATACCTGTCCACGCATCGCGATTTCGACGGCACCGTGGTGTTCATCTTCCAGCC from Achromobacter xylosoxidans includes the following:
- a CDS encoding ABC transporter ATP-binding protein; its protein translation is MSAADRNAAPILSLRGVELRFTQRVDLAGRIANLLGAGLKTQVVHAVAGVDLDVQPGEVIGIVGESGCGKSTLGRIVSGILPPSSGEVHYQGQAVKAMAGPQRRAYELGVQMIFQDPYASLNPRMRVREIIGEAPVAHGLIRARDKAEYVAGLMRQVGLDPAFAQRYPHQFSGGQRQRIGIARALALKPSVIVCDEAVAALDVSIQAQVLNLFEQLRDELDLTYLFISHNLSVVSHISDRVAIMYLGRVVELAPTDTVFQRANHPYTQALLKELPTLTPGRRSYQPIKGELPSPLDPPGGCAFHPRCPHAMPRCKTERPLLREVAPMQFSACHLNDAR